One genomic segment of Vibrio sp. SCSIO 43136 includes these proteins:
- the nrfD gene encoding cytochrome c nitrite reductase subunit NrfD, with amino-acid sequence MSWQEAFAHGTVVWDWIIAIYLFLAGMSAGAVMISIYLKRNIIDGDAADNGIIKATAWLAPFGIIAGLLILVFHLTKPLSFWKIMIFYNPTSIMSMGVILFQLYMIVLFIWIGIIYRPLVNRYLGEKLPFIDGLLKGFARFENAIELSLAFMAVVLAAYTGFLLSALQTFPMLNNPVLPVLFLFSSLSSGAAACMLFGVIVFKESASSPSVSWVHRFERPVVMFELFVLVAFFSGLILSGGQAELSAWNALTGAFWSGWFWYGVILLGMLAPLTLNAVTPEGVRHSPVFILLVTTMSLVGVLMLRTFVLYAGQLTIV; translated from the coding sequence ATGAGTTGGCAAGAAGCATTTGCACATGGCACGGTAGTGTGGGATTGGATCATCGCCATCTACTTGTTCCTAGCTGGTATGTCGGCGGGTGCTGTGATGATATCTATTTATCTTAAGCGCAATATCATCGATGGTGATGCTGCTGATAATGGGATCATTAAAGCTACGGCTTGGCTCGCACCGTTTGGCATCATCGCAGGTTTATTGATCCTGGTTTTCCACCTGACTAAACCTCTGTCATTTTGGAAGATAATGATCTTCTACAACCCAACATCAATCATGTCGATGGGTGTGATTCTATTCCAGCTATACATGATTGTGTTGTTTATCTGGATTGGCATCATCTACCGACCTTTGGTGAACCGTTATCTTGGTGAGAAGCTGCCATTTATTGACGGGCTATTGAAAGGCTTTGCTCGGTTTGAAAATGCCATTGAGCTGTCACTCGCCTTTATGGCTGTGGTATTGGCTGCATATACTGGCTTCCTGCTTTCAGCGCTGCAAACATTCCCAATGCTAAATAACCCAGTACTACCTGTGCTGTTCTTGTTCTCGAGTTTATCATCGGGCGCAGCGGCGTGTATGTTGTTTGGTGTGATAGTGTTTAAGGAATCGGCAAGCAGTCCTAGTGTAAGCTGGGTACATAGATTTGAACGACCAGTAGTGATGTTTGAACTCTTTGTACTGGTAGCTTTCTTCTCAGGACTTATCTTGAGTGGTGGGCAAGCAGAATTGTCCGCTTGGAATGCTTTAACAGGAGCATTTTGGTCAGGTTGGTTCTGGTATGGAGTGATCTTGCTTGGCATGTTGGCACCGCTAACACTCAATGCCGTTACACCAGAAGGTGTAAGACACAGCCCAGTGTTTATTTTGTTGGTCACTACGATGAGTCTAGTTGGCGTATTGATGCTGCGAACCTTCGTACTCTACGCCGGTCAGCTAACCATTGTGTAA
- the ribA gene encoding GTP cyclohydrolase II translates to MAEVRARVNLKVGSKSHIEAEILSFYGLKTDKEHVALIFKQADTQQTPLVRMHSECLTGDVFHSSRCDCGEQLDETIEKMGQAGGIILYLRQEGRGIGLYNKIDAYRLQSEGMNTYEANNHLGFGDDLRDFTEAAQMLKALDVNKIRLVTNNPKKIRELKEHGIEIDEVVNTLAHVKDGNESYLKAKASHGKHNLDV, encoded by the coding sequence ATGGCAGAAGTTCGTGCCAGAGTTAATCTAAAAGTCGGTTCTAAAAGTCACATTGAGGCAGAAATCTTGTCGTTTTACGGTCTTAAGACAGATAAAGAACATGTCGCTCTTATCTTTAAGCAAGCAGATACCCAGCAAACACCATTAGTTCGTATGCATTCTGAGTGTCTGACTGGTGACGTGTTCCATTCATCACGTTGCGACTGTGGTGAGCAACTTGACGAAACCATTGAAAAAATGGGTCAAGCTGGAGGCATCATTTTATATTTGCGCCAAGAAGGTCGTGGCATCGGTTTGTACAATAAGATCGACGCATACCGTCTGCAAAGTGAAGGCATGAACACTTATGAAGCCAACAATCATCTAGGTTTTGGTGATGACTTACGAGACTTCACCGAAGCGGCTCAAATGCTTAAAGCGCTGGATGTGAATAAAATTCGCCTTGTGACCAATAACCCGAAGAAGATCCGTGAGCTGAAAGAGCACGGTATTGAGATTGATGAGGTTGTTAACACCTTAGCTCACGTAAAGGATGGTAACGAGAGCTATCTGAAAGCGAAAGCATCCCACGGTAAACACAATCTAGACGTTTGA
- a CDS encoding cytochrome c-type biogenesis protein CcmH, whose protein sequence is MKGVIALFCLLYSCVSFAQDSSFVGNNTDVEKQVAEFQFANDDRRLRAIALSKELRCPQCQNQNLLESNSPIALDLRLEVYKMVEQGKTDQEVKSSLVDRFGEFVLYHPNVSSSSLVLWLLPLLFVLGFVWYLRKKLISSR, encoded by the coding sequence ATGAAGGGAGTAATTGCACTTTTTTGTCTGCTGTATAGTTGTGTTTCTTTTGCCCAAGACAGCAGTTTCGTTGGTAACAATACCGATGTTGAAAAGCAAGTCGCAGAATTCCAATTTGCTAATGATGACCGTCGTTTACGTGCTATAGCTTTATCTAAGGAGTTGCGCTGTCCTCAGTGTCAAAACCAAAATTTATTAGAATCTAACTCACCGATAGCTTTAGATTTACGCTTAGAAGTCTATAAGATGGTAGAGCAAGGGAAAACAGATCAAGAAGTAAAGTCGTCCTTGGTCGATCGATTTGGTGAGTTTGTTTTGTATCACCCGAATGTGAGTTCATCATCGCTTGTGTTGTGGTTATTGCCACTATTGTTCGTTTTGGGCTTTGTGTGGTATCTGCGAAAAAAACTCATATCTTCAAGGTAA
- a CDS encoding di-heme oxidoredictase family protein, with protein sequence MYKKIILASLLIAPLASAYETKSGGDTTVKKEGANAYSMPANNLPMSSRLDFSVGNSFFRNPWVQAPASTDARDGLGPLFNTNGCQNCHIKDGRGHPPEPGEAQAVSMLVRLSIPAVTKEQQLAVINGGVIPEPTYGGQLQDFAITTATPEGKIYIEYSDVPVTFADGETVVLRKPTVTIKDLAYGEMHPDTLMSARVAPVMIGLGLLEAIPDSTLEQMADPEDTNGDGISGKINRVWDVRKQALANGRFGWKAGQPNLMQQNAGAFNGDLGLTSSLFPNENCTDKQSVCAELPNGGSPEVSDKILNFVEFYTQHLAVPKRRNTKDPQVIKGQALFAEVGCQSCHAVNIKTAKLDNLPALSEQTIHPYTDLLLHDMGEGLADNRPEYLANGREWRTPALWGIGYTQEVNGHTYFLHDGRARNLMEAILWHGGEAKPAQERVLNLAKQDRDALVAFLESL encoded by the coding sequence ATGTATAAAAAAATAATTCTAGCCAGCCTGCTTATCGCACCTCTTGCGAGCGCTTATGAGACCAAATCAGGTGGTGACACCACGGTGAAAAAAGAGGGTGCCAACGCATATTCTATGCCTGCAAATAATTTGCCTATGTCTTCTCGTCTAGATTTTAGTGTGGGCAACAGTTTCTTTCGTAACCCTTGGGTACAAGCACCAGCATCGACCGATGCCCGAGATGGCTTAGGGCCACTTTTTAATACTAATGGCTGTCAGAACTGCCACATCAAGGATGGTCGTGGGCATCCACCAGAGCCAGGTGAAGCGCAGGCAGTCTCCATGCTGGTAAGGCTGAGTATTCCAGCCGTAACCAAAGAGCAGCAGCTCGCCGTGATTAATGGCGGCGTTATCCCTGAGCCAACCTACGGTGGTCAACTGCAAGACTTCGCCATTACCACCGCTACGCCTGAGGGTAAGATCTATATCGAATACAGTGATGTTCCAGTGACATTTGCCGATGGTGAAACCGTTGTGCTTCGTAAACCTACTGTGACTATCAAAGATTTAGCCTACGGAGAAATGCATCCTGATACCTTGATGTCGGCTCGTGTCGCTCCTGTGATGATTGGCCTAGGACTGTTAGAAGCCATTCCTGATAGCACTTTGGAGCAAATGGCTGATCCTGAGGATACCAACGGCGATGGAATATCGGGCAAAATTAACCGAGTTTGGGATGTGCGCAAGCAAGCCTTAGCGAACGGTCGCTTTGGTTGGAAAGCAGGCCAGCCAAACTTAATGCAACAAAACGCTGGCGCTTTTAATGGTGATTTAGGTCTAACCAGCAGCCTTTTCCCGAATGAAAACTGCACCGACAAACAGTCTGTTTGCGCAGAACTTCCTAATGGCGGCTCACCAGAAGTGAGTGACAAGATCCTTAATTTTGTAGAGTTTTATACTCAGCATCTTGCGGTACCAAAACGTCGCAATACCAAAGATCCTCAAGTGATCAAAGGTCAAGCCTTGTTTGCAGAGGTTGGCTGTCAGAGCTGTCACGCAGTCAATATTAAAACCGCCAAACTTGATAACTTACCAGCGTTATCTGAGCAAACCATTCATCCATACACCGATTTACTGCTTCATGATATGGGAGAGGGCCTTGCAGATAATCGTCCTGAATACCTAGCCAATGGACGAGAATGGCGTACCCCAGCGTTATGGGGTATTGGTTATACCCAAGAGGTGAACGGTCACACTTACTTCCTTCACGATGGTCGAGCCAGAAACTTGATGGAAGCGATCTTGTGGCATGGTGGTGAAGCAAAACCTGCCCAAGAGCGAGTGCTCAACCTTGCAAAACAAGATCGCGATGCCTTGGTCGCATTTCTAGAGTCGTTGTAA
- the nrfA gene encoding ammonia-forming nitrite reductase cytochrome c552 subunit yields the protein MILSTGYLFGGACLAASENKGLVDPRNDAFEQNHPDQYQSWKATEQSEEIEDALAHDPNMVIMWAGYGFAKDYNKARGHFYALDDVRNTLRTGGPTDENSGPMPMACWSCKSPDVARVIDERGEDGYFSGKWARLGHEIVNPIGCSDCHDTRSEEFKNGEPALALTRPYVERAFQAIGKDFDKQSRLDQQASVCAQCHVEYYFTGPTKAVKFPWDMGTTVDEMEQYYDALNFKDWTHKVSKAPMLKAQHPGYETWRDGIHGKNGVVCVDCHMPKVTKEDGTVYTDHKVGNPFDRFEDTCANCHTQSKEMLQGVVSTRKAQVANMKLTAEKQIVAAHFEAGAAWDAGATEAEMADILQDIRHAQWRWDYAIASHGVHMHAPEVALEVLGTAVDRAADARTKLVRLLATKGITDPIEIPDISTKEAAQKALGMPMDKLNAEKQHFLETVVPEWDKKAELRESKY from the coding sequence ATGATCCTAAGCACTGGCTACTTGTTTGGTGGCGCTTGCTTGGCTGCATCTGAAAACAAAGGCTTAGTTGATCCACGTAATGATGCGTTTGAACAAAACCATCCGGATCAATACCAATCTTGGAAAGCCACTGAGCAAAGTGAAGAAATAGAAGACGCACTGGCTCATGACCCGAATATGGTGATCATGTGGGCAGGCTATGGCTTCGCTAAAGACTACAACAAGGCTCGTGGACACTTCTACGCACTTGATGACGTGCGCAACACTCTTCGTACTGGCGGACCTACCGACGAAAACTCTGGCCCTATGCCTATGGCGTGTTGGAGCTGTAAAAGCCCTGACGTCGCTCGTGTTATCGACGAGCGAGGTGAAGACGGCTACTTCAGTGGGAAATGGGCTCGTCTAGGCCATGAAATCGTTAACCCAATCGGCTGTTCGGATTGTCATGACACTCGTAGCGAAGAGTTCAAAAATGGAGAGCCTGCACTAGCGCTCACTCGTCCTTACGTAGAGCGTGCATTCCAAGCCATCGGCAAGGATTTCGATAAGCAGTCTCGTCTCGACCAACAAGCATCTGTGTGTGCTCAATGTCATGTTGAATACTACTTCACCGGACCAACTAAGGCGGTTAAGTTCCCTTGGGATATGGGCACCACTGTGGATGAAATGGAGCAATACTACGATGCGCTCAATTTCAAAGACTGGACCCATAAAGTATCCAAAGCGCCAATGCTAAAAGCCCAACACCCAGGTTACGAAACTTGGCGTGATGGTATCCACGGCAAAAATGGCGTTGTGTGTGTAGACTGTCACATGCCTAAAGTGACCAAAGAAGACGGTACGGTGTATACCGACCACAAAGTGGGTAACCCATTTGATCGCTTCGAAGATACTTGTGCAAACTGTCACACCCAGTCTAAGGAAATGCTGCAAGGCGTAGTTTCAACTCGTAAAGCGCAAGTGGCTAACATGAAGCTAACTGCTGAGAAACAAATCGTGGCAGCGCACTTCGAAGCAGGTGCGGCGTGGGATGCTGGTGCGACAGAAGCTGAAATGGCAGACATCCTTCAAGATATCCGTCATGCACAGTGGCGCTGGGATTACGCGATCGCCTCTCATGGTGTTCACATGCATGCGCCTGAAGTTGCACTTGAAGTGCTAGGCACTGCTGTCGACAGAGCAGCAGATGCTCGTACTAAGTTAGTACGACTACTTGCAACTAAAGGCATCACAGACCCAATCGAAATTCCTGATATTTCGACCAAAGAAGCGGCGCAAAAAGCCCTAGGCATGCCTATGGATAAGCTCAATGCCGAGAAGCAGCACTTCTTAGAGACGGTTGTACCTGAGTGGGATAAGAAAGCCGAACTTAGAGAGAGCAAATACTAA
- the nrfE gene encoding heme lyase NrfEFG subunit NrfE has protein sequence MLASIGVFALVVVLVSSSLGVLTTLYQLKSQRFDGRSMIFAKLTFIASISAMLILAFAFYLNDFSIQYVIDHSNTRLPLFYRIAAVWGGHEGSLLFWLVIIATWSLMIFPQAKRIDNGYAERFLMLMQLLSVLFCGFILFLSNPFITTEIVPIDGRDLNPMLQDFGLVIHPPFLYLGYVGFAAIFALAFAALLMKEIPAQWFTLCQRWNLWAWSWLTLGIVIGSWWAYNELGWGGWWFWDPVENASLLPWLTSTALIHTLLASRYYSQLKLWSFVLAIVSFCLSVLGTFLIRSGLLTSVHAFALDPTKGVILLAILGVLLFSALGVLVWRSDEIVDKSIPSVWSPTLVLLIAAGLATLVTCIVLIGTFYPMVYQLAGLGSISVGAPYFNQLVAPISSLVIACLFLLPHLNFADKAINKTTLATSGVVATACMIAALLFTQVSLFVASVFGLAVATILHLIVNFRRKSPSSLLAHIGFALACLGAFGNSALSDERSFVLTIDTPAQFNDFEVNLVTNDYLIGSNYTAERLAVELRRDGQTMHQLMPEKRHYFPREVVMSEASVSATLLGDYYITMGEKFKPGEYAVRIQYRAMIRWVWLGALLMACAPIVYILGARVSVSRKKRYA, from the coding sequence ATGTTAGCGAGTATTGGGGTATTTGCCTTAGTTGTTGTTTTGGTTAGCTCCAGTTTGGGAGTCCTCACAACGCTGTATCAACTAAAGTCGCAGCGATTTGATGGCCGCTCGATGATATTTGCTAAGCTCACCTTTATTGCCAGTATCAGCGCCATGCTGATACTGGCTTTTGCGTTTTATCTCAACGATTTTTCAATTCAATACGTCATTGACCACTCTAACACCCGATTGCCGCTATTTTATCGAATTGCTGCAGTGTGGGGGGGCCACGAAGGATCACTACTGTTTTGGTTGGTGATCATCGCTACTTGGTCACTAATGATTTTTCCGCAAGCGAAACGGATTGATAACGGCTATGCAGAACGATTTCTCATGCTCATGCAGCTACTTTCGGTGCTGTTTTGTGGCTTTATTCTGTTCTTATCCAACCCATTTATCACAACAGAGATAGTGCCTATCGATGGGCGTGACCTTAACCCAATGTTGCAAGACTTTGGCTTAGTCATCCATCCACCTTTCCTATATCTCGGCTATGTCGGTTTTGCCGCTATTTTTGCGCTCGCATTTGCAGCTCTACTCATGAAAGAAATCCCAGCGCAATGGTTCACACTATGCCAGCGCTGGAATTTGTGGGCATGGAGCTGGTTAACACTAGGCATAGTGATTGGTTCTTGGTGGGCATACAACGAGTTAGGTTGGGGCGGCTGGTGGTTTTGGGACCCGGTCGAAAATGCTTCTTTGTTACCATGGTTGACCTCTACGGCACTTATTCATACCTTGCTGGCTAGTCGTTACTATTCACAGCTTAAGCTCTGGAGTTTTGTTCTAGCGATTGTTAGTTTTTGCTTGAGCGTATTGGGCACCTTCTTGATTCGTTCAGGTTTATTGACCTCAGTGCACGCTTTTGCGCTCGACCCGACAAAAGGGGTGATCTTGCTGGCTATTTTAGGGGTGCTATTGTTTTCTGCCTTAGGGGTATTAGTGTGGCGAAGTGATGAGATTGTCGATAAATCAATTCCATCGGTTTGGAGTCCTACGTTGGTGCTGTTGATAGCTGCGGGGCTTGCCACTTTGGTGACTTGCATTGTGCTGATTGGCACTTTTTACCCAATGGTTTATCAATTAGCTGGGCTGGGTTCGATATCTGTAGGGGCACCATACTTCAATCAGCTAGTTGCACCTATATCGTCACTGGTGATTGCTTGCCTGTTTTTGCTTCCACATCTTAATTTTGCCGACAAGGCGATCAACAAGACAACGCTGGCGACAAGCGGAGTCGTCGCAACAGCTTGCATGATTGCTGCACTGTTGTTCACTCAAGTCAGTCTGTTTGTCGCAAGCGTATTTGGTTTGGCAGTCGCCACCATCTTGCATCTGATCGTTAACTTTCGTCGCAAATCACCATCGAGTTTACTTGCACATATCGGCTTTGCATTGGCGTGTTTGGGAGCGTTTGGCAATTCGGCGCTATCGGATGAGCGCAGTTTTGTACTCACAATTGATACTCCCGCCCAATTTAACGACTTCGAGGTGAATCTGGTCACCAATGACTATCTCATCGGTTCTAACTATACCGCTGAGCGCCTTGCGGTAGAGCTAAGACGTGATGGGCAAACAATGCATCAGCTGATGCCGGAAAAACGCCATTACTTCCCTAGAGAAGTGGTGATGAGTGAAGCATCTGTCAGTGCGACGCTACTAGGGGACTACTACATCACCATGGGTGAGAAGTTTAAGCCCGGCGAATACGCCGTTCGGATTCAGTACCGTGCCATGATCCGCTGGGTGTGGCTGGGTGCATTACTAATGGCCTGTGCACCAATAGTCTATATACTTGGTGCCAGAGTGAGTGTTTCAAGGAAAAAACGGTATGCGTAA
- the nrfC gene encoding cytochrome c nitrite reductase Fe-S protein, with translation MSCSRRNFLTGAGAVIMTTGLAGTAVVSGRSQAYDDVYEDIYEFKKLGMVYDETACIGCTACTDACREVNNVPEGVSRLEITRSEVQGEYPNADYQFDRISCQHCENAPCVYVCPTGAAYKDPSTGIVDVHQDKCVGCGYCLLACPYQVRFFHPETKSADKCNFCRDTNLAEGKLPACVESCPTKALTFGDLNDPNSDVNKVIESKTVYRDKVHLGTKPQLYKVAHEKGEVKS, from the coding sequence ATGAGCTGTTCCAGAAGAAACTTTCTTACCGGTGCGGGTGCTGTGATTATGACGACAGGCCTTGCAGGCACTGCTGTTGTCAGTGGCCGTTCCCAAGCCTACGACGATGTTTATGAAGACATCTATGAATTTAAAAAGCTGGGCATGGTTTACGATGAAACCGCTTGTATTGGTTGCACCGCTTGTACCGATGCTTGCCGTGAAGTAAACAATGTGCCGGAAGGGGTATCTCGATTAGAGATCACTCGTAGCGAAGTGCAAGGAGAATACCCGAACGCTGATTACCAGTTTGACCGCATTTCTTGTCAGCATTGTGAAAACGCCCCTTGCGTTTATGTCTGCCCAACAGGAGCAGCGTATAAAGATCCTTCCACTGGCATTGTCGATGTTCATCAAGATAAATGTGTCGGCTGTGGTTACTGCTTACTGGCTTGCCCATATCAAGTTCGATTCTTCCACCCAGAGACCAAATCAGCAGATAAATGTAATTTCTGCCGCGATACTAATCTGGCGGAAGGTAAATTACCGGCTTGTGTTGAATCTTGTCCAACCAAAGCGCTCACTTTTGGTGATTTAAACGATCCTAACAGTGATGTAAATAAGGTTATTGAGTCGAAAACCGTTTACCGAGACAAAGTGCATTTAGGTACTAAGCCTCAGTTGTACAAAGTCGCCCATGAGAAAGGGGAGGTGAAGTCATGA
- a CDS encoding DsbE family thiol:disulfide interchange protein, with the protein MRKGVKLVVLFGALVAIGGVFVVALNDSIDKSNQALLERSFPQFSLPNLTQPEQLVSNQVFATQEWTLVNVWASWCGVCLSEHDYLHTLADSGIPILGINYRDKVSSAAQYLHTQGNPYQKIAFDPNAELALKLGVIGTPESILVDRQGKIQVRHLGKLTPDAWQHKFVSVMTGKKN; encoded by the coding sequence ATGCGTAAAGGCGTTAAATTGGTGGTGCTCTTTGGCGCACTAGTCGCAATTGGAGGCGTATTTGTTGTCGCCCTCAATGACTCCATTGATAAAAGCAACCAAGCGCTATTAGAGAGAAGCTTTCCGCAGTTTTCATTGCCCAACCTGACCCAACCAGAGCAGCTTGTTTCCAACCAAGTGTTTGCAACTCAAGAGTGGACGTTGGTTAACGTTTGGGCCTCCTGGTGTGGTGTATGTCTTTCCGAGCATGACTATTTGCATACACTGGCTGACTCTGGCATTCCTATTCTTGGTATTAATTACCGTGATAAAGTTTCCTCTGCAGCTCAATACCTTCACACTCAAGGTAACCCTTATCAAAAAATTGCGTTTGATCCTAACGCAGAGTTGGCTCTTAAGTTGGGGGTGATCGGCACACCAGAATCGATATTGGTCGATAGGCAAGGCAAAATTCAGGTTCGTCACTTGGGTAAGCTAACGCCCGATGCTTGGCAGCACAAATTTGTCTCCGTGATGACAGGAAAAAAGAATTGA
- the nrfB gene encoding cytochrome c nitrite reductase pentaheme subunit produces the protein MGNIKLTIATMLKSLLVICAFGLSINNVAADATDSGAQADSTRHKVELIRDPDYKCTQCHKDAKQTLFGSHGEDAQAILGREVNCTECHNNIGPNHREGAPDITKHSAAQSQAGSNKQLLSHSQILSANTQCTDCHQPEYLREDSWTHDVHATNLTCSNCHVVHGEKEGVLNKDRKGKIKMCVDCHSDITKLKALQEGK, from the coding sequence ATGGGCAATATTAAGTTGACCATAGCCACAATGCTCAAGTCTTTGCTTGTCATTTGTGCCTTTGGGCTATCAATTAATAATGTTGCAGCTGATGCCACTGACTCAGGAGCGCAGGCGGATTCAACACGCCATAAGGTGGAGTTGATTCGCGATCCAGATTACAAATGCACACAGTGTCATAAGGATGCGAAACAAACATTATTTGGTTCTCACGGGGAGGATGCTCAAGCCATTCTCGGGCGTGAGGTAAATTGTACTGAGTGTCACAATAATATCGGGCCAAACCACCGTGAAGGTGCGCCAGATATCACCAAACATTCTGCCGCACAATCTCAGGCTGGTAGTAACAAACAGCTGCTGAGCCATAGCCAAATCCTATCTGCTAACACCCAATGTACCGATTGTCATCAACCCGAGTATCTACGTGAAGACAGTTGGACGCATGACGTTCACGCCACCAATCTAACCTGTTCTAACTGTCACGTTGTACATGGGGAGAAAGAAGGTGTGTTGAACAAAGACCGTAAAGGCAAAATCAAGATGTGTGTTGATTGTCACTCGGATATAACGAAGTTGAAAGCGCTTCAGGAGGGCAAATAA
- a CDS encoding imelysin family protein: MSTRSLTLGAVASALMMSVSAHAATKQQVVSHYADVAHAVFADSHTTAKALDKALDALIANPSDATLNSAKEAWLAARVPYQQSEVFRFGNAVVDDWEGQLNAWPLDEGLIDYVNADYQYELGNEGAQANIVSNTQVRVGADVIDASTITPQLLADLNEIGGSEANVATGYHAIEFLLWGQDLNGTSTGAGERPYTDFAYGDQCTNGNCDRRREYIKAASQLLIQDLAWMTGQWEADKAGNYRSELLAQSSDDALRKMMFGMGSLSLGELAGERMKVALEANSTEDEHDCFSDNTHNSHYYNEQGIYNVYTGLYMRADGSLLSGPSIHDLVESRDKQAAKEIQKQFDLARAQVGQLVTSAEKNNVHFDQLIASNNAQGNALVNETIIALVSQTAAIERAAKIVGINSLNPDTADHDF; the protein is encoded by the coding sequence ATTTCAACCCGTTCTTTGACTTTGGGTGCTGTCGCTTCAGCACTGATGATGTCAGTTTCAGCTCATGCAGCGACTAAACAGCAAGTTGTTAGCCACTACGCTGACGTAGCTCATGCTGTTTTCGCAGATTCTCACACTACGGCTAAAGCCTTAGATAAAGCGCTAGATGCACTGATTGCTAACCCGTCAGATGCCACACTAAACTCAGCCAAAGAAGCTTGGCTTGCGGCGCGTGTCCCTTATCAGCAGTCTGAAGTGTTCCGTTTTGGTAACGCAGTTGTTGATGATTGGGAAGGTCAACTTAATGCATGGCCTCTTGATGAAGGTCTAATCGACTACGTTAATGCGGACTATCAATACGAGCTTGGCAACGAAGGTGCACAAGCGAATATTGTCTCCAACACCCAAGTACGTGTTGGCGCAGATGTCATTGATGCATCGACAATCACTCCACAGCTACTTGCAGATCTAAACGAAATTGGCGGCTCTGAAGCTAACGTTGCAACGGGTTACCACGCAATTGAGTTTCTACTTTGGGGACAAGACCTAAATGGCACATCGACAGGTGCAGGTGAGCGTCCATACACAGATTTTGCCTATGGTGACCAGTGTACTAACGGCAACTGTGACCGCCGTCGCGAGTACATCAAAGCGGCTTCACAGCTGCTTATCCAAGATTTGGCTTGGATGACAGGTCAATGGGAAGCAGATAAGGCGGGTAACTATCGCTCTGAACTACTGGCCCAATCATCAGATGATGCGCTACGCAAGATGATGTTCGGCATGGGATCGCTATCACTTGGTGAGCTTGCGGGTGAGCGTATGAAAGTTGCACTTGAAGCAAACTCGACAGAAGATGAGCACGATTGTTTCTCTGACAACACCCACAACTCTCACTACTACAACGAGCAAGGCATCTACAACGTCTACACTGGCCTGTACATGCGAGCGGATGGTTCACTGCTTTCTGGCCCTAGCATTCATGACCTAGTAGAGAGTCGTGACAAGCAAGCGGCAAAAGAGATCCAAAAGCAGTTTGACCTAGCACGTGCTCAAGTTGGGCAATTGGTGACATCTGCTGAGAAAAACAATGTGCATTTTGATCAGTTGATTGCCTCTAACAACGCGCAAGGTAATGCGCTAGTTAATGAAACAATTATTGCGCTTGTTTCACAAACAGCAGCTATTGAGCGCGCTGCAAAAATTGTCGGTATCAACAGCCTAAACCCAGATACTGCTGACCACGATTTTTAA